From the genome of Malus domestica chromosome 04, GDT2T_hap1, one region includes:
- the LOC103433882 gene encoding uncharacterized protein, with amino-acid sequence MELKTSPGNGTQPPNPEPKPDPSNPGNAETQQTQLENQLFFEDYDSTCSTPYVSAPSSPGRSGPVSGFFYSAPASPMHFALTTKSNSSSFEKNGGNGSDSVSMGFEFEFSARFGSSGSGPTGPMSSADELFLNGKIRPMKLSTHLEKPQTLAPLLDLEPETGEDEADRVGFEPVRGRDLRFRDKSLRRRTRSLSPLRHEPFEWGQNDEILEAEEKDCNFAEDPKGAAKNGEEDEEGVEESSSTTTTPSVSASSSRSSSVGRNSKRWVFLKEFLHRSKSEGRSSNHKFWSSISFSAAKEKKPMKQGGQNAQGSVSKDPKCSNPLNLGSEGQKLKGSGSGGSGKKTGAGKPTNGVGKRRHPPSLHELHYTANRAQAEEMRKKTYLPYRQGLLGCLGFSSKGYGAAMNSGFARALNPVSSR; translated from the coding sequence ATGGAGCTCAAAACTTCGCCCGGCAATGGTACCCAACCCCCAAACCCTGAACCGAAACCCGACCCGTCAAACCCTGGTAATGCCGAAACCCAGCAAACCCAGCTAGAAAACCAGCTCTTCTTTGAAGACTACGACAGCACCTGCTCCACACCTTACGTCAGCGCGCCGTCGAGCCCCGGACGGAGTGGGCCGGTCAGTGGGTTTTTCTACAGTGCTCCGGCGAGCCCAATGCACTTCGCATTGACCACAAAGTCGAACTCATCTTCGTTTGAGAAGAATGGCGGGAACGGCAGCGACTCTGTTTCTATGGGTTTTGAGTTCGAGTTCTCTGCGCGGTTCGGGTCGAGCGGGTCCGGCCCGACCGGTCCGatgagctcggccgacgagttgttCTTGAACGGCAAGATCCGACCCATGAAGCTCTCGACCCACCTGGAAAAGCCCCAGACTTTGGCTCCGTTGCTGGATCTCGAACCGGAAACTGGGGAAGACGAAGCGGATCGGGTGGGGTTCGAACCCGTGAGAGGCAGAGATCTGAGGTTCCGTGACAAGTCCCTGCGGCGGAGGACGAGATCTTTGTCCCCTCTGAGACATGAGCCATTCGAGTGGGGACAGAACGACGAGATTCTTGAAGCTGAAGAGAAAGACTGCAACTTTGCTGAAGATCCGAAAGGGGCGGCGAAAAACGGGGAAGAAGACGAAGAGGGAGTGGAGGAGAGCAGCAGCACCACCACTACTCCTTCGGTTTCAGCTTCGTCGTCGCGGTCGTCGTCGGTGGGGCGGAACTCGAAAAGGTGGGTTTTTCTGAAGGAGTTTCTTCACCGGAGTAAGAGTGAAGGGCGGAGCAGCAACCACAAGTTCTGGTCGTCGATTTCGTTCTCCGCCGCGAAAGAGAAGAAACCCATGAAACAGGGCGGTCAGAATGCTCAGGGCTCTGTTTCAAAAGACCCCAAATGCAGCAACCCTTTGAACTTGGGCTCAGAGGGGCAAAAATTGAAGGGAAGTGGGAGCGGTGGTTCGGGGAAGAAGACGGGGGCCGGAAAACCCACCAACGGTGTCGGGAAGCGGCGTCATCCGCCGTCGCTTCACGAGCTGCATTACACTGCAAACAGGGCTCAGGCTGAGGAAATGAGGAAAAAGACTTACTTGCCTTACAGGCAAGGGTTGCTCGGATGCTTAGGGTTTAGCTCAAAGGGTTATGGAGCTGCCATGAATTCTGGGTTTGCTAGGGCTTTGAATCCAGTTTCTTCAAGGTAA
- the LOC103433883 gene encoding uncharacterized protein, translating to MEVEKKRSKGGFLNLFDWNGKSRKKLFSASSESSGLKHGKEYVESFSKPGLYRVEVDESGTATTSSKQGSNDWNCASSVTSDEGCGVRAPGVVARLMGLDSLPASTASEPSSALLFDSQSLKASQHERSGRNLWSDFYATEYINVPKKLDRFSWNLVEPRTQEVPCHPIERFQTEALPPKSAKSIPVPQHKLLSPIKSPGFIPPKNAAYVMEAASKIIEASPQPSARSKVSPVGPSSIPLRIRDLKEKMEAVRKASRPEGPKEASDLRYMKGLPSDRRHNGSGNVPVAKASVDSEKQSYRDMRNKGKSLSLEEQAKVNVQRREGSTSSSNRSFMNQKEQNEVKQNQFSKSRSGTQRPMHKRTSVDNTRTALKQNNQKQNCVSNRDKMTSKGMVPNQPTRRMRPPDGSSGPSKTVNKTILSSEIGSRKMGSRATATGKKFPLSTRKNVYGKLRSVHRDVRSEETVSNEAYIGEDERSVKCNVSRNGCTNFGSDNRNQGMDVISFTFTSPLKRSFSELQSPQVTSINNCFCIDSFGNNDEQFYPENFTLSSPGLNVIGGDALSVLLEQKLQELSCKVESSQRNQSSEVTSGSSMSCLQDMISSVASTTSRGKGFKFGLTKDKTHSTYDNGCLSVEVNQQWQGSEGVEECSSSIRNSATGKEFDRRLSPVSVFEHSFESRTCTDNRSSTNGSDSERCSLAQVQDQGSSFSSYGVSEFLDSASSASTGDASGKSTTVISGSYYFNQTNDWELEYVRYILSNVDLEMEDFALGDAQHVITPSLFDHLENQEQEEYLKLEQKIMFDCVNETLQFRCKQIFVGSGKAWDRLTTLSQRKGRLAEELYKEISGCKNMVELMGDELVDKDMSTQRGRWLDFEVEAFEEGLEIEKGILNCLVDELVSDFLNF from the exons ATGGAGGTTGAGAAGAAACGTTCAAAAGGGGGCTTTCTTAACTTGTTTGACTGGAATGGAAAATCTCGGAAGAAGCTCTTCTCGGCCAGTTCTGAATCATCGG GATTAAAGCATGGGAAAGAATATGTGGAGAGTTTCTCAAAGCCAGGGCTCTATAGG GTAGAGGTGGATGAGAGTGGAACTGCAACCACTTCAAGTAAGCAAGGAAGTAATGACTGGAATTGTGCTTCATCAGTGACCAGTGATGAGGGATGTGGGGTTAGAGCCCCTGGTGTAGTTGCTAGATTAATGGGTCTGGATTCGCTGCCTGCTTCAACTGCCTCGGAGCCATCTTCTGCcctactctttgactcccagtCGCTTAAAGCATCTCAACATGAGAGGAGTGGTCGTAATTTATGGAGTGATTTTTATGCCACCGAGTACATAAATGTGCCAAAGAAGCTGGATAGGTTTTCTTGGAATCTTGTAGAGCCTAGGACACAGGAGGTACCATGCCACCCAATTGAGAGATTTCAAACAGAAGCTTTGCCTCCAAAATCAGCTAAGTCAATTCCAGTTCCTCAACATAAGCTTTTGTCACCTATCAAGAGTCCTGGCTTCATTCCACCAAAAAATGCGGCTTATGTAATGGAGGCAGCCTCAAAGATCATTGAGGCAAGTCCTCAACCATCTGCCAGGAGCAAAGTGTCACCTGTGGGGCCTTCTTCAATTCCCTTGAGAATTCGGGATTTGAAGGAGAAGATGGAAGCTGTGCGTAAAGCATCAAGACCTGAAGGACCCAAGGAAGCTAGTGACTTGAGGTATATGAAAGGACTGCCGAGTGACAGGCGCCATAACGGGTCAGGTAATGTACCAGTAGCCAAGGCTTCTGTGGATTCAGAAAAACAAAGTTACAGGGATATGAGGAATAAGGGCAAATCACTATCACTTGAAGAACAAGCAAAGGTCAATGTTCAGAGAAGGGAGGGGTCAACTTCTTCTAGTAATAGAAGTTTTATGAACCAGAAGGAACAAAATGAGGTCAAACAAAATCAGTTTTCCAAGAGCAGGTCAGGTACACAAAGACCTATGCATAAGAGAACTTCCGTTGACAACACAAGAACTGCGCTCAAGCAGAATAACCAGAAGCAGAATTGTGTATCGAACAGAGATAAAATGACTTCAAAAGGCATGGTTCCTAATCAGCCTACTAGAAGAATGCGGCCACCTGACGGCTCTAGTGGGCCAAGCAAAACTGTGAATAAGACTATTCTAAGCTCTGAAATTGGTTCCAGAAAGATGGGCTCAAGGGCAACTGCTACTGGAAAAAAGTTTCCATTATCCACAAGAAAGAATGTTTATGGAAAGTTAAGGTCTGTTCATCGGGATGTTCGTTCAGAAGAAACTGTTTCCAATGAAGCATATATTGGGGAGGATGAAAGATCAGTGAAATGTAATGTTTCAAGGAATGGGTGCACCAATTTCGGCTCAGATAATAGGAACCAAGGCATGGATGTTATTTCATTTACATTCACGTCTCCCCTAAAAAGATCATTCTCTGAATTGCAGTCACCTCAAGTCACAAGTATAAATAACTGCTTTTGTATTGATTCTTTTGGTAACAATGATGAGCAGTTCTATCCAGAGAATTTCACATTATCTTCACCTGGGTTGAACGTGATTGGTGGTGATGCTTTGAGTGTCCTTTTGGAACAAAAGCTTCAAGAACTGTCATGTAAAGTTGAGTCATCTCAGCGTAATCAATCCAGTGAAGTGACTTCTGGTAGTTCTATGTCTTGCTTGCAAGATATGATTTCCAGTGTGGCTAGCACTACATCAAGAGGCAAGGGGTTCAAATTTGGTTTAACCAAAGATAAAACTCACAGCACATACGACAATGGTTGCTTGTCGGTTGAGGTTAACCAGCAGTGGCAG GGATCAGAAGGGGTGGAAGAGTGTAGCAGTAGCATCAGAAACAGTGCAACTGGAAAAGAATTTGATCGACGTCTTAGTCCAGTTTCAGTTTTTGAGCACTCATTTGAGAGTCGAACCTGCACAGATAACAGAAGTAGCACCAATG GCAGTGACAGTGAGAGATGTTCGTTGGCTcaagttcaagatcaaggtAGTTCATTCTCTTCATATGGTGTTTCAGAGTTCCTCGACTCAGCCTCTTCAGCTTCCACAGGGGATGCCAGCGGAAAGAGTACGACTGTAATCTCAGGTTCCTATTATTTTAATCAAACAAACGATTGGGAACTGGAATATGTAAGATACATCCTAAGCAATGTAGATTTAGAGATGGAAGATTTCGCATTGGGTGATGCTCAACACGTCATCACCCCCAGTCTCTTTGACCATTTGGAGAATCAAGAACAAGAAGAGTATCTGAAGCTCGAGCAGAAGATCATGTTTGACTGCGTAAACGAAACCCTGCAGTTCAGATGCAAGCAAATTTTTGTGGGAAGCGGCAAAGCGTGGGATAGATTGACCACATTGTCTCAGAGGAAGGGACGGCTAGCTGAGGAGTTGTACAAAGAGATTTCGGGTTGTAAAAACATGGTAGAACTGATGGGGGATGAGCTTGTGGACAAGGACATGAGCACTCAGCGTGGGAGATGGCTTGACTTTGAAGTCGAAGCATTTGAAGAGGGTTTGGAGATTGAGAAGGGGATACTGAATTGTCTGGTGGATGAATTGGTGTCTGATTTTTTGAACTTCTAG
- the LOC103433884 gene encoding uncharacterized protein translates to MGLEERVDIHNKQGKVNQTSTICKHAFSDLKHITPLVFIYLLKECYFHGTFKATKKFRVLQEQVHLVLRNDPQPGPATFFIQCLYVLPIFDLYCEGFSHLIISALRRFLKLETCSGDAMEAKDLAAQLFLDIVGGSVNHDERIVEKILEVYDVQLANIDKVMCLNAKNNCRFDNAKEFVEQYIFGLIESQSYMAAVTLLEHFSICQTGQSFLHRMIESRQLKAADKWATFMGKPMLCILVQEYIGRNMLKNAYDIIQKNNLRHEFPDVYHKYKESTIKKLAEKGCWEVAEARTNSNRQLLEYLVYLAMEAGYSEKVDELCDRYSLEGFLNGKVPEASLLENRYLHLNELVVEGVVWVDEVDALRNATSHFEGCKVVGLDCEWKPNYVKGSKPSKVSIMQIASEKMVFILDLIKLFNDVPDVLDDCVTRILQSPRILKLGYNFQCDMKQLAHSYGELECFKHYEMLLDVQNVFKEARGGLSGLAKKILGVGLNKTRRNSNWEQRPLTPNQLEYAAIDAAVLVHIFRHVRNHSQTAEGEKPEWKSCIVSHMDNKKTKKGSRKESSEAETKEEQQQLT, encoded by the exons ATGGGCTTGGAGGAAAGAGTTGACATACATAACAAGCAAGGCAAAGTTAATCAGACATCAACTATTTGCAAGCATGCTTTTTCTGACCTGAAGCATATTACTCCGTTGGTATTCATATACCTCTTGAAAGAGTGCTATTTCCATG GCACATTTAAGGCAACTAAGAAGTTCCGAGTTCTTCAAGAACAGGTTCATCTAGTACTACGCAATGATCCCCAACCTGGACCAGCTACTTTTTTTATTCAGTGCCTCTATGTCTTGCCTATATTTGATTTATACTGTGAAGGGTTCAGTCATTTGATTATATCTGCTCTTCGCCGTTTCCTAAAATTGGAAACATGCTCGGGGGACGCTATGGAAGCAAAGGACCTCGCTGCCCAGTTGTTTCTCGATATTGTTGGGGGCTCTGTCAACCATGATGAGAGGATAGTTGAGAAGATACTTGAAGTTTATGATGTTCAGTTGGCAAACATTGATAAAGTAATGTGCCTAAATGCAAAGAATAATTGCAGATTTGACAATGCAAAAGAGTTTGTTGAGCAATATATATTTGGACTGATAGAGTCTCAATCATATATGGCTGCGGTTACTTTATTAGAGCACTTCTCTATCTGCCAGACTGGCCAATCGTTTCTCCATCGTATGATAGAAAGCAGACAGTTGAAAGCAGCAGATAAATGGGCAACATTCATGGGAAAGCCAATGTTATGTATTCTTGTCCAGGAGTACATTGgcaggaacatgctaaaaaatGCTTATGACATTATACAAAAAAACAATCTCCGACATGAATTTCCCGATGTTTACCACAAGTATAAAGAGAG CACTATAAAGAAACTAGCAGAAAAAGGTTGCTGGGAAGTTGCAGAAGCAAGGACAAACAGTAATAGACAGCTTCTTGAATATTTG GTTTACTTAGCAATGGAAGCTGGTTACTCAGAGAAGGTTGATGAGCTATGCGACCGATACTCGCTTGAAGGTTTCTTAAATGGAAAAG tACCTGAGGCAAGTCTTCTTGAAAATCGTTATTTGCATCTCAATGAGTTGGTAGTAGAAGGTGTTGTTTGggttgatgaagttgatgccTTGCGCAATGCAACCTCTCACTTTGAGGGATGCAAAGTTGTGGGTCTTGATTGCGAATGGAAACCGAACTATGTAAAAGGCAGCAAACCAAGCAAG GTTTCCATCATGCAAATCGCATCTGAAAAAATGGTTTTCATCTTAGACTTGATCAAGTTATTCAATGACGTTCCTGACGTCCTGGATGATTGCGTAACTCGCATTCTGCAATCTCCTAGGATTTTGAAACTTG GCTATAATTTTCAATGTGATATGAAGCAGTTGGCTCATTCGTATGGAGAGTTAGAGTGTTTCAAACACTATGAGATGTTACTGGACGTCCAGAATGTTTTCAAAGAAGCTCGCGGTGGTCTCTCTGGGCTTGCAAAG AAAATACTGGGAGTTGGTTTGAACAAGACAAGAAGGAATAGCAATTGGGAGCAACGACCTTTGACACCCAATCAG CTGGAGTATGCAGCTATCGATGCAGCTGTTCTAGTTCACATATTCCGCCATGTTCGGAATCATTCCCAGACTGCCGAGGGGGAAAAACCCGAGTGGAAATCCTGCATC GTTTCCCACATGGATAATAAGAAGACCAAAAAGGGGAGTCGAAAGGAGTCATCAGAAGCTGAGACAAAGGAAGAGCAGCAGCAACTTACTTAG